The Rhipicephalus sanguineus isolate Rsan-2018 chromosome 4, BIME_Rsan_1.4, whole genome shotgun sequence DNA window cggaatcgaacgggcgacctacCGCTTTCcagcgttagacggttaggccaccaacagcaccgtccttcagcctgctaacggcgagctatttatatacaccactgaCATCAGCTGGCTTTCTTACTtaacacatagatggcgcgatgtgcgcgcgtggcgcgctttaaagatcgtcgccccttTCCTGCGagcgccgttgctcttcgacctacagggcgtggtcgccttcgtgcgcttatcccgAGGGAAGAAGGGGGtggctggtgggggggggggtcgtatgtcttgtgctttccccgcgatgtccgcgctgaattcacagagcgtacgaaggccgcttcgctcgctgcagcggcctcgtttgcgaaaggagcgcgctgttcaaacagaaataattaacaactttgacagttcgcgctcgtcctgtgtgtacctgttcgttcggtTCTTGTGTctgtagaggtcgccacaattcagccttttgattaggccgccactggagtgtggcgccccctgttactgccgtgcatcatatatatgttcgtgccccaataAAGTCTGGGTTACACTTTCGTCCGAGCGAGCAGCGTGTACGCGTGAGTCtctgcgtgcccgtgcccctgcggcactaaccacccgacatggtgtcagaagtggggtgACATCGCGTGACAGTAAGTTCGGAGCGTAGGAATAACTCCCCCCAGCCCTAGGCCTTACCACGACGGAACGGCAGCACGACAGCACGATGGACCTCGAGAACGGCGAGCCGCCAAAACTGTACGGTGTGAACCTTCAGCCACCGGCACCGTTCGACTTCGCGAACCCGGCAACATGGTCGACATGGCTCAGCCGCTACGAAGACTTCACCGCGGTTTCAGGACTGACAAAAGCGTCGGAAGACGTGCAGGTACGCTCGCTACTGTACTGCATGGGCCCGGAGGCACGTCCGCTCCTCGAGACGTTCTCGCTCGACGCCCAGTCGCTCGCCTCGTACCAAGTTGTTGCCGCCCGCTTCACCGAGCACTTCGTGCACCCGGCCAACGAGCTCTACGAGTCGTCGCGGTTCCACAGGCGTGTTCAGCTACCCGGCGAAAGCGTCGACACCTACTACGCGGAACTGTGCAGGATGGTGAAGCGCTGCAACTACCCGTCAGCTGCTGTCGAGGAAAGGCTCGTACGCGACCGGTTCGTCGTCGGCCTCCGTGACTCTCGCCTCTCGGATCAGCTGTGCCGAAACGCGAAGCTGACGCTCAAGGAGGCATGGACACAGGCCCGTCAGTCCGAAGACGCCGACAAAGAGAAGGAGTTGACTCAGAACCGCaccgagcacacacgcgagctcAACCTCGACGCCGCGAAAGCCAGCAAGTACGCCTCTCGTCGCCGCTCCGGAGCTAAGCCTACTACGTCGCAGCCGCCAACCGAGCGCTCTCGCGAGCCGTCCACGTGTGAATTTTGCGGCCGCGCGCCTCACCGACGTTCGGACTGCCCGGCTCGACGCTCCGCCTGcaacttctgcaaaaagaaaggccacttcgccgaagtttgccgctcgcggaagcaccagcagaacaaGCTCGGCTCCGTTCACCTCCATGCCGTCGGCACTCCCGCCGCTGCAAAGTTCGTCGACGTGACCGTTGACAACTACACAGCGCAGTTCAAAGTCGACTCCGGCGCCGAAGTATCTGCTGTACCCAGCGACTTCCTTACACTGCCTGCCAAGCTCGACAAAGTCGACAGTCTGCTCACTGGCCCTGGAGGACAGCCACTTCGCGTgctaggctcgtatctggcacgaCTTCGGTGGCAAGGAAAAACAAGCTGCCAGCGCCTATACGTAATCCAGTCACTGACTGTGCCTCTTCTAggactgccagcgctccaagccctgaaagttgtgaaatttcttgacgaaCTCAAGACTCCCAAAGCAACGCTGCACGCCGAGCTCTTCAAAGGATTGGGCACTCTCAAGGACGAGTACGTTATTCAGCTGAAACCCGATGCCGTGCCCTTCTCGCTGAGCGTCCCCCGCAGGATCCACATCCCGCTGCTTGAGGTCGTCCGCCGCGAGCTGGACAAATTGGAAAGCGCAGGCGTCATCCGCAGGATCGACAAGCCAATTCCATGGTGCTCCGGCCTCATTGTCGTCAGGAAAGATGATGGTTCCTACCGGCTATGCGTCGACTTGACTCAACTTAACAAAGTTGTCCTCCGCGAACGGCATATTTTGCCAACGGTTGAGCAAGTCCTTGGCCTCCTCGGTGACGCAACAGTTTTTTCAAGGCTGGATGCGACCGCAAGCTTCCACCAGGTGAAGCTTTCTGCCGATTCCCAAGAGCTGACGACATTCATCACCCCATACGGCCGATACTGCTTTTGCCGGCTCCCCTTTGGCATCACATCCGCTCCCGAGTACTTCCAGAAACAGATGGCAAGAATCCTGGAGGGCCAAGAAGGGGTCGCCAACATGATAGATGACATTCTGGTTTTTGGACGCACCCGCCAGGAGCATGACGCCAGACTGAGCCAGGTGCTATCTCGTCTTGCAAAagcaggcatcacgttgaacgaGGACAAGTGTCGCTTTGGGGTATCCGAGGTCTCCTTCCTTGGTGTTGTCGTCTCAGCTAAGGGTATCAGGCCGGATCCAAGCAAGGTTGAAGCTGTCAAAGCTATGGAAGCTCCCACAGACGTCGCGGGCGTTAGACGACTGCTTGGAATGGTAAATCATCTCGCCAGATTCCTGCCACACATCTCGGACGTCACAGCACCCATCAGAGCCTTGCTGAACAAGTCTGCAAGCTGGGTGTGGCAGCATGAGCaagaggcagcattcaagaaggtcAAAGAACTCTTGACATCATACAGGTGCATGGCCATGTACCACCCGTCGTATGCCACGACAGTGTCTGCAGATGCAAGCTCTTTCGGACTCGGCGCAGTACTGCTGCAGACTCAACCCTCGGGAGAGCGTCGCCCAGTCGCATTCGCTTCGAGGTCAATGACGAGTACCGAACAGCGTTACAGCCAGACCGAAGAAGAAGCTTTGGCAACGACATGGGCTATCcaaaggttcgacgagtttgtccgtggcatcaccttcgatgtcgagaccgaccacctgcctctcgtttcacttctgggcaagatggaactggatatgttgccgcctcgtattcagagactacggctcaagacaatgcagtaccagtttcgcatgctgcacgtgccaggaaaactgctagcaacagcagatgccttatcacgtatcacccacaAGGCATCCACTCCTGTAGACACGGTGGAACTCTTCGCAGCACAAGTAGTCGGCTGCATGTCGGAAGTCTTGCCACTCCGCCCTGAAGATGTACGACAGGCACAAGAATCCGATGGAGAGTGCAAGGCCCTCATCTCCTTCTGCCAGCGGGGTTGGCCACCAAAGACcaagctacctctgcatgtgtcGAAGTACGCCTTCGTGGCGGACGAGCTCTCTGTCTGCGACGGtatcctgctgaaaggcccccGGATTGTCATCCCATCGTCTCTTCGGCCAGCGGTCTTGACGCTGTTGCACGAAGGCCATCAGGGCATCAACAGGACCAAAGCCCTAGCTCGGGAGTCGGTTTGGTGGCCGGGTATCTCAGCAGACATCGCCTCTCTCGTCACGAACTGCGAACAGTGCGCATCCACCCGGGTGAACCTTGCAGAACCCCTAGTCTCCACAGCTCTACCTGGACGCCCCTGGGaatttctcggaatggacttgttCCATCTCAATGGCCAGACGTTCCTCCTGGTGGTGGACTACTACTCGAGGTTTCCCGAGGTGGTGACCCTGAGAAGCACTACAGCTCGGGCAGTCATCGATGCTCTCAAAAGCATCTTCGCACGCCACGGAATCCCACAAGACGTCAGGTCGGACAACGGTCCACCGTTTTCGTCGCAAGAGTTTGCGGCATTCGCAGCGTCTTATGGCTTCAACCATGCGACCAGTAGCCCACACTACGCCCAGTCAAacggagaggcagagaggatggtACGAACAGTCAAGGACCTGTTCCGCAAGTGCAAAGACCCTCACCTCGCTCTGCTCAGTTATCGGGACACTCCGGGAGTCGATGGCTTCAGTCCAGCCCAGCTGTTGATGGGACGTCAGCTGAGAaccagagtcccgaagcaaaactCCCAGCTACATCCCAACTGGCCGCCTAGGAAAGATGTCGTCGCCAAGGATGTAGCCTACAAGCGTAAGCAGACCGACGACTACAATAGGCATCACGGAGCTCGAGACCTGCCACCTCTCCAAACAAGTCAGCGTGTGTGGGTGCGCCCTGACCAAGTGCAAGCTACGGTCCTCAGCCCGGGGCAAAGGCCAAGAAGCTACGTGGTTGAAACAGACCGAGGTGGTGTTCTACAGTGCAACCGCCGTCACCTAGTGCCTTTCGTGCCTTCCGCCTCCGGTGAGGAATCGCTGCCAACAGCTGCACAGCAACCATCGCCA harbors:
- the LOC119391920 gene encoding uncharacterized protein K02A2.6-like, whose amino-acid sequence is MDLENGEPPKLYGVNLQPPAPFDFANPATWSTWLSRYEDFTAVSGLTKASEDVQVRSLLYCMGPEARPLLETFSLDAQSLASYQVVAARFTEHFVHPANELYESSRFHRRVQLPGESVDTYYAELCRMVKRCNYPSAAVEERLVRDRFVVGLRDSRLSDQLCRNAKLTLKEAWTQARQSEDADKEKELTQNRTEHTRELNLDAAKASKYASRRRSGAKPTTSQPPTERSREPSTCEFCGRAPHRRSDCPHQQNKLGSVHLHAVGTPAAAKFVDVTVDNYTAQFKVDSGAEVSAVPSDFLTLPAKLDKVDSLLTGPGGQPLRVLGSYLARLRWQGKTSCQRLYVIQSLTVPLLGLPALQALKVVKFLDELKTPKATLHAELFKGLGTLKDEYVIQLKPDAVPFSLSVPRRIHIPLLEVVRRELDKLESAGVIRRIDKPIPWCSGLIVVRKDDGSYRLCVDLTQLNKVVLRERHILPTVEQVLGLLGDATVFSRLDATASFHQVKLSADSQELTTFITPYGRYCFCRLPFGITSAPEYFQKQMARILEGQEGVANMIDDILVFGRTRQEHDARLSQVLSRLAKAGITLNEDKCRFGVSEVSFLGVVVSAKGIRPDPSKVEAVKAMEAPTDVAGVRRLLGMVNHLARFLPHISDVTAPIRALLNKSASWVWQHEQEAAFKKVKELLTSYRCMAMYHPSYATTVSADASSFGLGAAQESDGECKALISFCQRGWPPKTKLPLHVSKYAFVADELSVCDGILLKGPRIVIPSSLRPAVLTLLHEGHQGINRTKALARESVWWPGISADIASLVTNCEQCASTRVNLAEPLVSTALPGRPWEFLGMDLFHLNGQTFLLVVDYYSRFPEVVTLRSTTARAVIDALKSIFARHGIPQDVRSDNGPPFSSQEFAAFAASYGFNHATSSPHYAQSNGEAERMVRTVKDLFRKCKDPHLALLSYRDTPGVDGFSPAQLLMGRQLRTRVPKQNSQLHPNWPPRKDVVAKDVAYKRKQTDDYNRHHGARDLPPLQTSQRVWVRPDQVQATVLSPGQRPRSYVVETDRGGVLQCNRRHLVPFVPSASGEESLPTAAQQPSPPQQVLQEPQPANSMGPASPKGSLCNIPQQPGTVAMVLHEHVMAGTLFRRAV